Within Thermoleophilaceae bacterium, the genomic segment ACGGACGCGGTGCGATGGCCCCGGACGAGGGGCGAGAGGTCTTGGCGCGGCCGCCCTTCTTCGGATGGCGGTGCGCGTGGGCCTTCTTCGGCGCGGGCTTGGGCGCGGGAGCGGTGCCCGCGGCGGGGGTGGTGGGGGTGGTGGGGACGGCGGTGTTACCCGCGGCGGGAGTCGTGGCGGTCGACGTCGTGCCGCTCACGCTCGCGTCCGCCGGCACCGGCGTCTTCGCCTTCTGCTGCTTCGGGCTGAAGCCCGAGTTGCCCTTGCCGTTGCCGTTGCCGGACTTTTTCGGGTTCATGGCCGGGGGCGGAGCGTGGCCCTTGCCCTTGTTCATCTTCTGGGTGAACTGCGACCCGTCCGAGGAGCCGCCACCAGCGGGCGGCTGGTAGGAGGGGGCCTGCGCCTGTGGGGCGGCATCGCCGTTCCCGTTCCCCTGCGATTGCCCCTGGCCGGGAGCCTGCAGACCGGACGGCTGCGGCGGCGGCGTCTTGTCGCCACCCTTGTCGGCGAGCGCGGGAGTGCTCAGTCCAAACGCGAAAAAGCATGCGCAGACGGCAGCCAGCCTGGAGGGGACGGAGGGCATGTGAAGAGCATCGCCCACGGGCGACTGGCCAGTTAGCTCTGGACGGTCGAATGGACATTTGTTCGATCCCTCGGCCCGGGTGCTCAAGCTGGCCGCAAATTGCGCAAAAACGCCTCTCCTTGCCCCAATGGCTCGAAGGATGTACCTTTGGGTCCATGGACCGCAGCGTGGCGGTGGAGGCGATCTTCGAGCGGGTTCAACCGCCGACCACTTTCGAGGAGACGGTCGAGCGTCTCGGCACCGCGATCAAGGTCGGGCTGCTCGCCCCGGGCAGCCGCCTCCCGCCTGAGCGCGAGCTGGCCGAGCAGCTCGACATATCGCGCTCAACACTCCGTCAGGCCCTCACCGCGCTCGTGCAGAGCGGCCATCTCGTGGCCGCGCGCGGGCGCGGTGGGGGGACATTCGTGGCGGACGCGCCACCGCTCACTGTGGGCGTGGTGCCCGCCCTCGACAAGTTCCGTGACGTGCTCGACTACCGGGTCGCGATCGAGACGGGCGCTGCGCTGCTCGCGGCGGAGCGGGCGCAGCCGGAGGACATCGCGCGCATGCGCGAGCAGGTGGAGGCGATGAGTGCGATCGGCGAGGACTTCGAGCCGTACCGCCGCGCGGACATCCGCTTCCACATCGCGCTCGCCGAGGCTGCGCACTCGCACCGGCTCGTGGCGGCGATGACCGAGGTGCAGGGGGACATGAGCGAGCTGATCGCGTTGATCGCCCACCCCGAGGAGGTGCTCGCCCAGTCGAATGCGCAGCACGCACAGCTGGTGGAGCTCGTGGAGGAGGGCGACTCCTCCGGCGCGGCGGACCTCGCTCGCAAGCACCTCGAGGGCACCGAGCACATCCTCATCGCGCTGCTTCCCGCGGCGGCCTGATCGCCCGCCTCCGCGCAGTCTTGACTCCGTCTTGGGCCGGGTCTAGTCTGCCCTCCGACCAAAGGTCGGGTCAACGTACCAAGTAGGAGGAGGACTCGTGGACGCATCTGTCGAGACGCGCCCGATGACCGACGACGAGCGGCGCCTGGCCGAGCTTGGCTACAAGCAGGAGCTCAGCCGCCGGATGAGCGGCTTCCAGAACTTCGCCCTGTCGTTCACGATCATCTCGATCCTGTCCGGAGCCCTCACGCTCTACGGCTACGGACTCAACTACGGCGGGCCCATCCAGCAGGCGTGGGGCTGGCCCATCGTGTCCGTATTCGTGATCATCGTGGCGCTGTCGATGGCGGAGCTCGCGTCGGCGTTCCCCACCGCGGGCGGCCTCTACTGGTGGGCCTCGCGGCTCGGCAGCCTGGCCTGGGGCTGGTTCACCGGCTGGTTCAACCTCATCGGCCAGGTGGCGATCACCGCCGGCATCGACTACGGCGCGGCGATCTTCACCACCACGCTGCTGAACCTGGTCTTCGGCTACAGCAACGACAACCACCACATCATGTACGCGTACGCGGCGATCCTCGTCCTGCACGCGACCATGAACATCTTCAGCGTCCGGCTCGTGGGGCTGCTGAACCACGTGTCCGCGTACTGGCACGTGGTCGGCGTGGCAGTGATCGCGCTCGTGCTGATCATCTTCCCGGACCATCACCAGAGCGTGTCTTTCGTGTTCACGAAGACGGTCAACAACTCCGGCCTCAGCGGAGTCGGCTTCTTCTTCGTGTTCCTGCTCGGCTTCCTCCAAGCGCAGTACACGTACACGGGCTACGACGCATCCGCGCACCTGTCCGAGGAGACACACGAGGCGTCTCGAACGGCGGCGAAGGGCGTGGTGAATTCCGTGCTCGTCTCCGCGGTCGCGGGCTGGGTGCTGATCCTCGCGCTCACGTTCGCGATCAAGGACCTCGGCAAGGTCACCGGGGCGGGCACGTTCGCGGTCACCGAGCTGCTCGACCAGGCGCTCGGCAAGACGGGTGCGGAGCTGATGCTGTTCATCGCGGTGGTGGGCCAGCTCTTCTGCGGCATGTCGGCCATCACGTCGGCATCGCGGATGCTCTTTGCCTTCTCGCGCGACCGTGCGGTGCCGGGGCACAGGATCTGGTCGCATCTCAACCACCGGCACGTGCCGTCCAACGCCGTGATGCTGATCGCGTTTCTGGCGTTCCTGCTGGCGCTGCCGGCCTGGAGCAGCAGCTCGTTCTTCGTGTACGCGGCGGTCACGTCGGTGGCCACGATCGGCCTCTACATCGCGTACATCCTGCCGATCATCCTGCGCTTCAAGGCGGGCGACAAGTTCGAGCCTGGCCCGTGGAACCTGGGGCGCTGGCACAAGCCGCTGAACATCATCGCGATGGTGTGGGTGGCCTTCATCTCGATCCTGTTCATCATGCCGCCCACCGACAGCGCGATTCCGTGGAACTCGAGCTGGGACTACAAGACGGCCAACTACGCGCCGGTGGCGCTCGGCGTGGTGATCGTGGCGGTGGGCATCTGGTGGCTCGTGTCGGCACGACACTGGTTCAAGGGCCCCACGCGCACGATCGAGATGGACGAGCTCGGTCGCGTGGTGGGCGAGCACCCGGCTCCCCCGGCCGAGCCTCCTGCGGCGGGCGCACCCGCCTGATCGACTGAAGTGGGGCGTGTAGAGGACAGAGCCTGCGTCGTGACCGGCGCAGGCTCCGGGATCGGACGTGCCATCGCGATGCGCCTTGCCGAGGAGGGCGGCCGCGTGGTGTGTGCGGACATTGACGCCGCGGGCGCCGAGCAGACGGCGTCCGAGATCGGCGATGCCGCTGCGGCCATGCGCATCGACGTGTCGGATCCCGCTCAGGTGAACACGATGGTCGGCCACTGCGTGGAGCTTTACGGCGGGATCGACGTGCTGGTGAACAACGCCGGGGTGAACATCCCGGGCGTGCTCCACGAGGTGCCGGACGAGGTGATCGACAAGACGCTCGCGGTGAACGTGAAGGGCCCGATCTACGGCTGCCGCGCCGCCATTCCGCACATGCTCGAGGCGGGCGGCGGGTCGATCGTGAACATCTCGAGCGTGAACGGCATCGTGTCCGAGCCGTTCCTCTCCGTCTACTCGGCCTCGAAGGGCGCCGTGGTGATGCTCACCAAGGGCGTGGCGCTCGACTACGCGAAGCAGAACATCCGCTGCAACGCGATCTGCCCGGGCTGGGTGGACACGCCGATCAACTACGCGCACGCGGAGATGCTGGGCGGCCTCCAGCACGTGTACGACACGATCGACTCGTTCCAGCCGATCGGCCGTCCGGGCCGCCCCGAGGAGATCGCGAACGTGGCGCTCTTCCTCGCATCCGACGAGGCTTCGTTCATGACCGGCGCGATCGTGTCCGCCGATGGAGGGATGACGGCACAATGAATCTGGACGAGCTGCGCAGCCTGGTCGAGCACCGCGCCATCGACACCGTGGTGCTCGCGATTCCGGACATGCAGGGACGGCTCGTGGGCAAGCGCTTCACCGCGGGCCACTTCCTCGACGAGGTGCTGCCCCACGCCGCTGAGGGCTGCAACTACCTGCTGGCCACCAGCGTCGAGATGATGCCCATCGCCGGCTACGCCATCGCCTCGTGGGACCTCGGCTACGGCGACTTCATGATGAAGCCGGACGTGAGCACGCTGCGCCGTATTCCCTGGCTCGAGGGCACGGCGCTCTGCCTCGCGGACGTGGAGTGGGACGACGGCTCGCCGGTGGCGCAGTCGCCGAGGGGAATCCTCCGCGCGCAGCTACGGCGCCTCGCCGAGCGCGGCTGGACCGCGAACGTGGGTACCGAGCTCGAGTTCATGATCTTCAACAACACGTACGAGGAGGCGTGGGAAAACGGCTACCGGAAGCTGCGGCCGGCCAACCTCTACAACACCGA encodes:
- a CDS encoding amino acid permease; this translates as MDASVETRPMTDDERRLAELGYKQELSRRMSGFQNFALSFTIISILSGALTLYGYGLNYGGPIQQAWGWPIVSVFVIIVALSMAELASAFPTAGGLYWWASRLGSLAWGWFTGWFNLIGQVAITAGIDYGAAIFTTTLLNLVFGYSNDNHHIMYAYAAILVLHATMNIFSVRLVGLLNHVSAYWHVVGVAVIALVLIIFPDHHQSVSFVFTKTVNNSGLSGVGFFFVFLLGFLQAQYTYTGYDASAHLSEETHEASRTAAKGVVNSVLVSAVAGWVLILALTFAIKDLGKVTGAGTFAVTELLDQALGKTGAELMLFIAVVGQLFCGMSAITSASRMLFAFSRDRAVPGHRIWSHLNHRHVPSNAVMLIAFLAFLLALPAWSSSSFFVYAAVTSVATIGLYIAYILPIILRFKAGDKFEPGPWNLGRWHKPLNIIAMVWVAFISILFIMPPTDSAIPWNSSWDYKTANYAPVALGVVIVAVGIWWLVSARHWFKGPTRTIEMDELGRVVGEHPAPPAEPPAAGAPA
- a CDS encoding FCD domain-containing protein; the protein is MDRSVAVEAIFERVQPPTTFEETVERLGTAIKVGLLAPGSRLPPERELAEQLDISRSTLRQALTALVQSGHLVAARGRGGGTFVADAPPLTVGVVPALDKFRDVLDYRVAIETGAALLAAERAQPEDIARMREQVEAMSAIGEDFEPYRRADIRFHIALAEAAHSHRLVAAMTEVQGDMSELIALIAHPEEVLAQSNAQHAQLVELVEEGDSSGAADLARKHLEGTEHILIALLPAAA
- a CDS encoding SDR family oxidoreductase translates to MGRVEDRACVVTGAGSGIGRAIAMRLAEEGGRVVCADIDAAGAEQTASEIGDAAAAMRIDVSDPAQVNTMVGHCVELYGGIDVLVNNAGVNIPGVLHEVPDEVIDKTLAVNVKGPIYGCRAAIPHMLEAGGGSIVNISSVNGIVSEPFLSVYSASKGAVVMLTKGVALDYAKQNIRCNAICPGWVDTPINYAHAEMLGGLQHVYDTIDSFQPIGRPGRPEEIANVALFLASDEASFMTGAIVSADGGMTAQ